Proteins encoded in a region of the Sulfurimonas marina genome:
- a CDS encoding DEAD/DEAH box helicase, protein MTFKELGLSAPLLKAIKEQGYTKATPIQEKAIPVVLEKKDILAGAQTGTGKTAGFTLPLLELLSRAKPTKHKHEVRALILTPTRELAAQVGESVSLYGKHLPFKSTVIFGGVKINPQITQLKKGVDIVVATPGRLLDHISQGTIKLSKVDFFILDEADRMLDMGFINDIKKIMKLLPKERQNLLFSATYSDAIKKLSESLLKSPTLIEVARRNTSSEIVKQAVYHVDKARKRELLTHLITEGDWKQVLVFTRTKHGANKLCGQLEKDGISAVAIHGNKSQNARTKALADFKKGDVRVLVATDIAARGIDIDQLPHVVNFELPNVSEDYVHRIGRTGRAGNEGEAVSLVCVDEDEFLKNIEKLIKKDIPKVWLKGFKPDPSIKAEPINMGGGRGSRNNSQKKAKPAQNKPRSNRSNSRNRSRSRS, encoded by the coding sequence TTGACATTTAAAGAACTGGGTCTATCAGCACCTTTATTAAAAGCGATAAAAGAACAAGGCTATACAAAAGCTACACCGATACAGGAAAAAGCTATACCTGTAGTATTAGAGAAAAAAGATATATTAGCAGGTGCCCAAACGGGTACAGGTAAAACAGCGGGGTTTACACTCCCTTTACTCGAACTCCTTTCCCGTGCAAAACCAACAAAACATAAGCACGAGGTACGTGCACTTATACTGACTCCCACACGTGAATTGGCTGCACAAGTTGGCGAGAGTGTGTCTCTTTACGGCAAACATCTCCCATTTAAATCTACAGTAATATTTGGAGGGGTAAAGATAAACCCTCAGATCACACAATTGAAAAAAGGGGTAGATATTGTTGTAGCTACTCCGGGAAGACTCTTAGACCATATTTCTCAGGGGACGATCAAACTTTCAAAAGTTGACTTTTTCATCCTTGATGAAGCGGATAGAATGTTAGATATGGGGTTTATCAACGACATAAAAAAAATCATGAAACTCCTGCCAAAAGAGAGACAAAACCTACTCTTTTCGGCAACTTACTCAGATGCTATAAAAAAACTTTCAGAGAGCTTGCTAAAGTCTCCAACTCTTATAGAAGTAGCAAGAAGAAATACTTCAAGCGAGATCGTTAAACAAGCTGTTTATCACGTTGACAAAGCACGTAAACGTGAGCTTTTAACACACCTCATCACTGAAGGGGATTGGAAGCAGGTACTTGTATTTACAAGAACAAAACACGGAGCAAATAAACTGTGTGGACAGTTGGAAAAAGACGGGATTTCAGCTGTGGCAATTCACGGAAACAAAAGTCAAAATGCAAGAACCAAAGCACTCGCTGACTTTAAAAAAGGTGATGTAAGAGTTTTAGTGGCAACTGACATCGCAGCACGCGGGATCGACATCGATCAGCTTCCCCATGTAGTAAACTTTGAACTGCCTAATGTCAGTGAAGATTATGTACACCGAATTGGACGTACCGGACGTGCTGGAAACGAGGGTGAAGCTGTTTCACTGGTGTGTGTAGACGAAGATGAATTCTTGAAGAACATTGAGAAGCTTATCAAAAAAGATATCCCTAAAGTGTGGTTAAAAGGTTTTAAACCAGATCCATCTATAAAAGCAGAACCTATAAATATGGGCGGAGGGCGCGGTTCTCGCAACAACTCTCAAAAGAAAGCAAAACCCGCGCAAAATAAGCCTCGGTCTAATCGGTCTAATTCAAGAAACCGTTCCCGTTCTAGATCTTAA
- a CDS encoding MFS transporter, whose product MNKIKIQISLLLIATLGVMSGITVVSSLPLIAHKFSNIEHIEFLSKLMLTIPSMMIALFAPFAGHIVDRFGRLKPLYGGIILFIIGGSSGFYLHDFYVILIGRALLGIAVALIMTSSTALIGDYFNEELRHKFMAKQGMAVALGGIVFISLGGLLAQIHWSYPFAIYLLPILFFPLLLSSLYEPKKHSELDEDLNVSTKLFPVYLTAFFVMVLFYMLPTQLPYLIVNTLGGKPQTVGFVIATAMIFNALTSIQYAKIKAKFSYIQIYMATFILFGTGVFIVSEAKSITELFFATAPLGMAFGLLLVNTSAWFLSQVPPHKRGKASGMLTSSFFLGQFSSPLLFEPIVLAYGIQGLFFIVSLVSFFTAFVLFVKSYK is encoded by the coding sequence ATGAATAAAATTAAGATACAAATATCCTTACTGTTGATAGCAACTCTCGGTGTTATGTCCGGTATTACAGTAGTCTCATCCTTACCGTTAATCGCGCATAAATTTTCTAATATAGAACATATAGAGTTTCTATCAAAATTGATGCTTACGATTCCCTCGATGATGATAGCTCTTTTTGCTCCCTTTGCAGGACATATTGTAGACAGATTTGGTCGGCTTAAGCCTCTATATGGAGGAATTATACTTTTTATAATAGGGGGAAGTTCCGGATTTTATCTGCATGATTTTTATGTGATTCTTATAGGTCGTGCACTTCTTGGAATTGCCGTTGCCCTCATAATGACTAGTTCAACGGCACTGATTGGAGATTATTTTAATGAAGAGTTGCGACATAAGTTTATGGCAAAGCAGGGGATGGCTGTAGCCCTTGGCGGGATAGTTTTTATCTCTTTAGGGGGATTGCTGGCACAAATACATTGGTCGTATCCTTTTGCGATCTACTTGCTCCCTATACTCTTTTTCCCATTACTTTTAAGTTCACTTTATGAGCCGAAAAAACACTCTGAGCTTGATGAAGATCTCAATGTATCGACAAAACTTTTTCCAGTGTATTTGACGGCATTTTTTGTGATGGTTCTATTTTATATGCTTCCGACACAATTACCGTACTTGATAGTAAATACCTTGGGAGGCAAACCGCAGACGGTAGGATTTGTGATAGCAACAGCTATGATCTTTAATGCTCTTACCTCTATACAGTATGCAAAGATCAAAGCAAAATTTTCCTATATCCAGATCTATATGGCGACATTTATACTTTTTGGTACGGGTGTATTTATCGTCTCAGAGGCGAAGAGTATTACAGAACTCTTTTTTGCTACCGCTCCACTGGGGATGGCTTTTGGACTTTTACTTGTCAATACCAGTGCCTGGTTTCTCTCTCAAGTGCCGCCGCATAAAAGGGGAAAAGCTTCAGGGATGTTAACGTCGAGTTTTTTTCTGGGACAATTTTCCTCACCCTTGTTGTTTGAACCGATAGTATTGGCTTACGGGATACAAGGACTCTTTTTTATAGTATCGCTTGTATCTTTTTTTACAGCTTTTGTATTGTTTGTAAAGAGCTATAAATAA
- a CDS encoding tyrosine-type recombinase/integrase: MSKELEAFLEYILVTKTLSKKSVEAYKGDLLQLEEKFQKPLISLDTPTILSLLSEYKNKRTLNRKLSSINAFFDFCYKEEFLAEKTKIKSAKIPKLLPKFLSYEAIQSGLSMIDRSTWIGKRDYALILFLYASGARISECLELSLGDIDGEWLYIRHAKGQKERIVPLAQVAKDAIDEYLGELPFEKDFIWCNYKGGKLSRISAFKITQKYLGVSPHVLRHSYATSLIRGGADIRVVQELLGHSSLLTTQIYTHIQKQDLKDTVDVCHPMAKENL, translated from the coding sequence ATGTCTAAGGAACTCGAAGCTTTTTTAGAATATATCCTTGTCACCAAAACACTCTCAAAAAAGAGTGTTGAGGCATACAAGGGTGATCTTCTGCAACTTGAAGAGAAGTTCCAAAAGCCCCTTATCTCTTTAGATACCCCAACAATTCTCTCTCTTCTCTCAGAATATAAAAACAAACGTACACTCAATCGTAAACTCTCTTCAATCAACGCCTTTTTTGATTTCTGTTATAAAGAGGAGTTTTTAGCGGAAAAAACAAAGATCAAGTCGGCAAAAATTCCAAAACTGCTTCCAAAGTTTTTATCATATGAAGCGATACAAAGTGGACTTTCAATGATTGACAGATCTACTTGGATAGGAAAAAGGGATTATGCTTTGATCCTTTTTTTATATGCAAGCGGAGCAAGGATAAGTGAATGTTTGGAACTCTCTTTAGGGGATATTGACGGGGAGTGGCTCTACATCCGCCATGCCAAAGGGCAAAAGGAGAGAATTGTCCCTTTAGCTCAAGTTGCCAAAGATGCGATCGATGAGTATCTTGGAGAATTACCTTTTGAGAAAGATTTTATATGGTGCAACTATAAAGGTGGCAAACTGAGCCGAATCTCTGCTTTTAAAATTACACAAAAATATTTGGGCGTATCACCCCACGTGCTGCGACACTCCTATGCAACCTCTTTAATACGAGGTGGAGCCGATATTAGAGTTGTTCAAGAACTTCTCGGACACTCCTCACTGTTAACGACACAGATCTATACACATATTCAAAAACAAGATCTTAAAGATACAGTCGATGTATGTCATCCGATGGCAAAAGAGAATTTATGA
- the gatC gene encoding Asp-tRNA(Asn)/Glu-tRNA(Gln) amidotransferase subunit GatC: protein MQVDDKLLSRLEKLSYLKVAEDKRAEIVEQLSEIVSFVDNLSELDTAGIDSTFAMNDNATPLREDLPSCDTNVNDDILRHAPDASEHFFIVPKIIE from the coding sequence ATGCAAGTTGATGATAAATTATTAAGCAGATTAGAAAAATTATCTTATTTAAAAGTTGCAGAGGATAAACGTGCTGAAATCGTAGAGCAGTTGTCTGAAATCGTAAGTTTTGTTGATAATCTCAGTGAGTTAGATACGGCTGGAATCGACTCAACTTTTGCTATGAACGACAATGCAACTCCATTAAGAGAAGATTTACCATCTTGCGATACTAATGTAAATGATGATATACTGCGTCATGCACCAGATGCATCTGAACATTTCTTTATAGTACCTAAAATTATCGAGTAG
- a CDS encoding arsenate reductase family protein produces the protein MIRVYGIKNCDSVKKALSFFKKNDLAYELYDFKTEKLPCQKIDEWLKKVSMKELFNSRSTTYRNLKLKELNLDEAGQKEWLCKENLLIKRPVVEFNDEVIVGFNEENYKRSFL, from the coding sequence ATGATCAGAGTCTATGGTATAAAAAATTGTGATAGTGTAAAAAAAGCTTTATCGTTTTTTAAAAAGAACGATCTTGCATATGAGTTATACGACTTTAAAACAGAAAAATTACCATGCCAAAAGATAGATGAATGGCTCAAAAAAGTGAGTATGAAAGAACTTTTTAATTCAAGAAGTACTACATACAGAAACTTAAAGCTCAAAGAACTTAACCTCGATGAAGCCGGACAAAAAGAGTGGTTGTGTAAAGAGAACCTTCTTATTAAACGACCGGTGGTTGAGTTTAACGATGAAGTAATTGTTGGTTTTAACGAAGAAAATTATAAAAGGAGTTTTCTATGA
- a CDS encoding type IV pilus twitching motility protein PilT encodes MSEELQSQSAQAGKKLDIKKLLKSVMAFKSSDLHLVVGSEPQIRIDKELRALNLPVLSDTDIEEMAYSLIEDKQKKDFEENNELDFSFELKDIGRFRANYYRTIYGIGCAFRMIPIEIPTLEEYGNPPIFKELVKKEKGLILVTGPTGSGKSTTLASMLHEINLNERRHIITIEDPVEFVHTNIKSLFSQRDVGSCTRSFATALKYALRQDPDVILIGEMRDAETIGAALTAAETGHLVFGTLHTNSAPGTINRIIDVFDGEEQAQVRAQLASSLVAVISQTLIPRVGGGKVATQEVMISNPAISNLIREDKVHQIYSQMQLNQGETAMTTQTQQLLELLQKKTISKENALKNSNRPDELMKVIANL; translated from the coding sequence ATGAGTGAAGAGTTACAAAGTCAAAGTGCACAAGCAGGTAAAAAGTTAGATATTAAAAAACTTTTAAAAAGTGTTATGGCGTTTAAGTCATCAGACTTACACCTAGTTGTTGGAAGTGAACCGCAGATTAGGATAGATAAGGAGTTAAGAGCACTTAACCTTCCTGTTCTAAGTGATACTGACATTGAAGAGATGGCATATTCTCTTATAGAAGACAAACAGAAAAAAGATTTTGAAGAGAACAACGAACTTGACTTCTCTTTTGAACTTAAAGATATCGGGCGTTTTCGTGCGAACTACTACCGTACTATTTACGGTATAGGTTGTGCATTCCGTATGATTCCTATTGAGATTCCGACACTTGAAGAGTATGGAAATCCACCAATTTTCAAAGAACTCGTTAAAAAAGAGAAAGGGCTTATTCTTGTAACAGGTCCTACTGGTTCAGGTAAATCAACTACACTTGCGTCAATGCTACATGAGATTAATCTCAATGAAAGACGTCACATCATTACAATTGAAGACCCGGTTGAGTTTGTTCACACAAACATTAAATCTCTCTTTTCACAAAGGGATGTTGGTAGCTGTACAAGATCGTTTGCTACAGCACTGAAGTACGCTCTTCGTCAAGACCCGGATGTTATCCTCATCGGGGAGATGAGGGATGCTGAAACGATCGGTGCAGCTCTAACAGCCGCGGAAACTGGTCACTTGGTTTTTGGTACACTCCATACAAACTCTGCACCAGGAACAATCAACCGTATCATCGACGTTTTCGATGGTGAGGAACAGGCTCAAGTACGTGCGCAACTTGCATCATCACTAGTTGCCGTTATTTCTCAAACACTTATTCCAAGAGTTGGTGGCGGTAAAGTTGCTACACAAGAGGTTATGATCTCTAATCCTGCCATTTCTAACCTTATCCGCGAAGATAAAGTACACCAAATCTATTCACAAATGCAGTTAAACCAAGGGGAAACTGCTATGACAACTCAGACACAACAGCTGCTTGAACTCTTACAGAAAAAAACTATCTCTAAAGAGAATGCACTGAAAAACTCAAACAGACCTGATGAGTTAATGAAGGTTATTGCGAACCTCTAA
- a CDS encoding HD-GYP domain-containing protein — MNYQLNLREVTYSLSTALDFVGIDDTFHGKRVAYMAAEILKELHWPQEKIDDVICASMLHDCGVSSTDVHSHLVTELDWDNSQVHAKRGEELLKSVDIYEKYATLIRYHHTHWNRMPDSLSEEEKYITNLIYMVDRVDALNAQQKDSEVFSIQTIQETIQKYSGSMFSPELVEIFLHVSQRSSFWFYFEEDALDEYFVEWIEKGIEHTFSFAEVKKLALMFAAVVDAKSEFTSSHSVSVSNLARYLAEEMNLSLEVCEKIEIAGLLHDLGKLRVDDAILNKPAKLDYNERLKMNRHGFDSYIILRRVQGFKEIAYLASMHHETLDSQGYPYNFEAKDIPIEARIITTADIYQALIQNRPYREGLTKEEALKIVTSMTEAGKLDYRITDLMANNLDICYEKAMIEYEI; from the coding sequence ATGAACTACCAATTAAACTTAAGAGAAGTGACGTATTCACTCTCAACTGCTTTGGATTTTGTAGGTATTGATGATACTTTTCACGGCAAAAGAGTTGCCTACATGGCAGCGGAAATTTTAAAAGAGCTACACTGGCCGCAAGAAAAAATAGATGATGTTATCTGTGCATCTATGCTCCATGACTGCGGTGTTTCCTCTACAGACGTGCATTCACACCTTGTAACTGAACTCGACTGGGACAATTCTCAAGTACATGCAAAGCGCGGAGAAGAACTTTTAAAAAGTGTAGATATTTATGAAAAGTATGCAACCTTAATACGTTATCATCATACCCACTGGAATAGAATGCCGGATTCTCTTTCAGAAGAAGAAAAGTATATTACAAATCTTATATATATGGTTGACAGGGTTGATGCTTTAAATGCTCAGCAAAAAGACTCTGAAGTCTTCTCAATTCAAACAATTCAAGAAACTATTCAAAAATACAGCGGTTCAATGTTCTCTCCTGAACTTGTAGAGATCTTTTTACATGTATCTCAGCGCTCATCATTTTGGTTTTATTTTGAAGAGGATGCACTGGATGAGTATTTTGTAGAGTGGATCGAAAAAGGGATTGAACATACATTCTCCTTTGCAGAAGTAAAAAAGCTTGCATTGATGTTTGCTGCCGTTGTAGATGCAAAAAGTGAATTTACCTCTTCACACTCTGTAAGTGTAAGCAACCTTGCACGTTATCTGGCTGAAGAGATGAATCTTTCCTTAGAAGTTTGTGAAAAAATAGAGATAGCAGGCTTATTACATGATCTGGGAAAACTTCGTGTAGATGATGCAATTTTAAATAAACCCGCAAAACTTGACTACAATGAACGTCTTAAAATGAATCGACATGGATTTGATTCTTATATTATTTTACGCAGAGTACAAGGTTTTAAAGAGATAGCTTATCTGGCATCTATGCACCATGAAACCTTAGATTCGCAAGGATATCCTTACAATTTTGAAGCAAAAGATATCCCTATCGAAGCGCGTATTATTACAACCGCCGATATCTATCAGGCTCTTATACAAAACAGACCCTATCGTGAAGGATTAACTAAAGAAGAGGCATTAAAAATAGTTACTTCAATGACCGAAGCAGGTAAACTAGATTACAGAATTACAGACCTGATGGCAAACAATCTGGATATCTGTTATGAAAAAGCTATGATAGAGTATGAAATCTAA
- the cysQ gene encoding 3'(2'),5'-bisphosphate nucleotidase CysQ: MLSSIDIEAIKALALEAGEAIMKIYVQDFAIEYKEDNSPLTEADLKANEIICSTLEKLYPNIPIMSEETQDAPYSVRKNWDYYWCIDPIDGTKEFIKKNGEFTVNIALIHKDTPVLGVVYAPVKEELYWAVKDQGAFKNGIKLPLKINHNPEDKLLVLTSRSHLTQETKDFIASFDTKKIEQKAVGSSLKLCMIAAGEADIYPKLGPTSEWDTAAADAILREAGKMVYQFDLTKPLVYNKEELLNPWFIVK; the protein is encoded by the coding sequence ATGCTTAGTTCTATAGATATAGAAGCAATTAAAGCACTGGCTTTAGAAGCAGGGGAAGCTATTATGAAGATCTATGTGCAAGATTTTGCCATAGAGTATAAAGAGGATAACTCTCCACTTACTGAAGCTGATCTCAAAGCAAACGAGATCATTTGCTCCACATTAGAAAAACTCTACCCCAATATACCGATAATGAGTGAAGAGACTCAGGATGCTCCTTATAGTGTAAGAAAAAACTGGGATTATTACTGGTGTATAGACCCTATAGACGGTACCAAGGAATTTATAAAGAAAAATGGTGAATTTACCGTGAATATTGCACTCATTCACAAAGACACACCTGTTTTAGGTGTTGTATATGCACCTGTAAAAGAGGAACTTTATTGGGCAGTAAAAGATCAAGGGGCTTTTAAAAACGGTATAAAACTTCCACTAAAAATTAACCACAATCCGGAAGATAAACTTCTGGTTTTAACTTCAAGATCACACCTTACACAAGAGACAAAAGATTTCATAGCAAGTTTCGATACAAAAAAGATAGAACAAAAAGCTGTTGGAAGCTCACTCAAATTATGTATGATAGCAGCCGGTGAAGCTGACATCTATCCAAAATTAGGACCGACTAGCGAATGGGATACGGCTGCAGCCGATGCTATACTGCGAGAAGCCGGAAAAATGGTATATCAGTTCGACTTAACAAAGCCTCTTGTATATAATAAAGAAGAGCTTTTAAACCCTTGGTTTATTGTTAAATAG
- a CDS encoding SAM-dependent methyltransferase — MKFSEYMGEWLYGKEGYYATYKNIGKEGDFYTAVSASKFFGGTIAKHIISLVDEGFLDKDGVVCEIGAHHGYFLADVCEFLYTLRPELLLSLRFVIIERFDDLQRQQRDYFAESFGDVVQLTHHKSLSEMEVKSAFFIANEIFDAFPCELYFKGHTARVEGHQINFDVEDEWVSEKAKKYHKEKGEIAVGYEEFAKEMALSAERFEFMSFDYGELQARPDFSLRIYAKHEVYPFFEDDLDREVLFGTSDITYDVTFEHVKDAYEEAGVKFITCVPQMVALVDMGILELLEMLQENADEKIYKQELEKVKMLIMPNLMGERFKMIKFRKNA; from the coding sequence ATGAAATTTAGCGAGTATATGGGTGAGTGGCTTTACGGTAAAGAAGGTTACTATGCTACGTATAAAAATATTGGTAAAGAGGGTGACTTTTACACGGCTGTCAGTGCAAGTAAGTTTTTTGGCGGAACGATAGCTAAACACATTATCTCTTTAGTTGATGAAGGCTTTTTAGATAAAGATGGTGTAGTGTGTGAGATAGGTGCACACCACGGTTACTTTTTAGCAGATGTATGTGAGTTCTTATATACACTTAGACCAGAACTTCTTTTAAGTTTACGCTTTGTTATTATTGAGCGTTTTGATGATCTTCAGAGACAACAAAGGGACTATTTTGCTGAGAGCTTCGGTGATGTAGTTCAGTTAACACACCATAAATCTTTAAGTGAGATGGAAGTAAAAAGTGCTTTTTTTATTGCCAATGAGATCTTTGATGCGTTCCCTTGTGAACTCTACTTTAAAGGGCATACTGCGCGTGTAGAGGGGCATCAGATCAATTTTGATGTTGAAGATGAATGGGTAAGTGAAAAAGCAAAGAAATATCATAAAGAAAAAGGTGAGATTGCAGTCGGCTATGAAGAGTTTGCCAAAGAGATGGCTCTCTCAGCTGAGCGTTTTGAATTTATGAGTTTTGATTACGGAGAGTTGCAGGCACGCCCTGATTTTTCACTTCGAATCTATGCAAAACATGAGGTGTATCCATTCTTTGAAGATGATCTAGACAGAGAGGTACTTTTTGGAACTTCAGATATCACTTACGATGTAACTTTTGAACATGTAAAAGATGCATATGAAGAGGCTGGTGTGAAGTTTATAACATGTGTCCCTCAAATGGTTGCCCTTGTTGATATGGGAATTTTAGAACTATTAGAGATGTTACAAGAAAATGCAGATGAGAAGATCTATAAACAAGAGCTTGAAAAAGTTAAAATGCTGATTATGCCAAATTTAATGGGTGAGAGATTTAAGATGATTAAGTTTAGGAAAAATGCTTAG
- a CDS encoding TolC family protein has product MKALKLLNLLLVSSSLLANENNTSLDTYLSDLKQKQFEYDYEKNDQESSKLRDTWIAPIQLNYSYSKSNPNVVEQTNQSATIKMNQPIFQSGGIYYGIRYANAMRLYNDYTIDVAKRKMIKDTISILMQLKKSDFQEQRQVLQIKNADINLEQRREEYLSGRLDSGFLDDAIIQRNVVKQALFDIQNAKETLVTQFQVLSDLDYKKASIPHLELIKEDEFLKNNIVIKQTQSQIEKDRYYKNVTIAKYLPKVNFTAGYTWQKSEGQQFFIAGVLRDSSREINYYDYGVSASMPLDINMFNDIESIKLDYLKSQVIQEDKKRELTNLFEQVLHNIDNLDKKVSLSKENIDLYGKLLEDTQALYEAGYKTEYDVENLQNSLEIQKIDAKIYEIDKQLELLTLYEMYVNNGE; this is encoded by the coding sequence ATGAAGGCTTTAAAGCTCTTGAATCTGCTGTTAGTAAGCTCTAGCTTACTGGCAAATGAAAATAACACCTCTTTAGATACTTATCTTTCTGATCTTAAACAGAAGCAGTTTGAATATGATTATGAAAAAAATGATCAAGAAAGTTCAAAATTGCGTGATACTTGGATAGCACCAATACAACTAAATTATAGTTATTCTAAGAGTAATCCCAATGTAGTAGAACAGACAAATCAATCGGCTACAATAAAGATGAATCAACCGATTTTTCAAAGCGGTGGTATTTATTATGGGATCAGATATGCCAATGCAATGAGGTTGTATAACGATTATACGATTGATGTTGCAAAACGAAAAATGATTAAAGATACTATCTCTATTTTAATGCAGCTGAAAAAATCGGATTTTCAAGAACAACGTCAAGTATTGCAGATCAAAAATGCAGATATAAACCTTGAACAAAGACGAGAAGAGTACTTAAGCGGAAGACTCGATTCTGGTTTTTTAGATGATGCTATTATTCAAAGAAATGTTGTAAAGCAGGCACTTTTTGATATTCAAAATGCAAAAGAGACATTGGTAACACAATTTCAGGTACTGAGTGATCTTGATTATAAAAAAGCTTCTATTCCACACTTAGAACTTATAAAAGAGGATGAGTTTTTAAAAAATAACATTGTTATAAAACAGACTCAGTCTCAGATCGAAAAAGACAGATACTATAAAAATGTGACTATTGCCAAGTATCTTCCAAAGGTAAACTTTACAGCCGGATATACATGGCAAAAAAGTGAAGGACAGCAGTTCTTTATAGCTGGAGTTTTAAGAGATAGTTCCCGAGAAATCAATTATTATGATTACGGTGTTAGTGCATCGATGCCCCTTGACATTAATATGTTTAACGATATTGAATCAATCAAGCTCGATTATCTAAAGTCTCAAGTGATTCAGGAAGATAAAAAAAGAGAACTTACAAACCTTTTTGAACAGGTTTTACATAACATAGATAATTTAGATAAAAAGGTCTCTTTGAGTAAAGAAAATATTGATCTGTATGGGAAACTTTTAGAAGATACTCAAGCACTATATGAAGCGGGCTATAAAACTGAGTATGATGTAGAGAATCTGCAAAACTCTTTAGAGATTCAAAAAATAGATGCAAAAATATATGAGATTGATAAACAATTAGAACTATTGACACTCTATGAGATGTATGTAAATAATGGAGAGTAG
- a CDS encoding aspartate aminotransferase family protein, with amino-acid sequence MDIQQLDKKYVLPTYARADVEFVSGKNARLTDANGKEYIDFTSGIAVVSVGHGNERLTNALCEQTKKLIHMSNLYYTAPQALAAKKIVEASGYDMKCFFGNSGAEANEGAIKIARKYGEKDGVPKRYKIITLDHSFHGRTITTVKATGQESMHNYFGPFPDGFVYAKDIDEVESLLDDHTVAVMIELVQGEGGVQPQDKQKVQELVKLLQSKDILVIVDEVQTGVYRTGKFLASNLYEIEPDIISLAKGVGGGVPVGVVMTSKKDIFSPGDHGSTFGGNFLSTTAVCEVLDILNEYDASGALSDGIAYFDAALEKFYNNHTNLFTAKVGLGMMCGLRVKDSETLSAIIKNAQENGVMVLKAGRNTLRFLPPLTITKEEIDEGFKALESAVSKL; translated from the coding sequence ATGGATATACAACAATTAGATAAAAAATATGTTTTACCGACATATGCAAGAGCAGATGTTGAGTTCGTTAGTGGTAAAAATGCAAGACTTACAGATGCTAATGGTAAAGAGTATATAGACTTTACTTCAGGTATCGCAGTTGTGAGTGTGGGGCACGGTAATGAAAGACTGACAAATGCTCTATGTGAGCAAACAAAAAAACTGATACATATGTCAAACCTATACTATACTGCACCGCAGGCACTTGCTGCTAAAAAAATAGTTGAAGCCAGCGGTTATGATATGAAATGTTTCTTTGGAAACAGTGGTGCAGAAGCAAATGAAGGTGCCATTAAGATCGCTAGAAAATACGGTGAAAAAGATGGTGTTCCAAAACGTTATAAAATTATTACACTTGATCACTCATTTCACGGAAGAACGATCACCACAGTAAAAGCAACAGGGCAAGAGTCTATGCATAACTATTTTGGACCGTTCCCTGACGGTTTTGTGTATGCAAAAGATATCGATGAAGTGGAATCTTTACTTGATGATCATACTGTAGCGGTTATGATCGAACTGGTTCAAGGTGAGGGTGGTGTACAACCTCAGGATAAACAAAAAGTTCAAGAGCTGGTAAAGTTGTTACAATCTAAAGATATTTTAGTTATCGTTGATGAAGTACAAACAGGTGTATATAGAACAGGGAAGTTCTTAGCATCAAATCTGTATGAGATAGAACCTGATATCATTTCATTAGCAAAAGGTGTCGGCGGCGGTGTACCTGTCGGTGTTGTGATGACAAGTAAAAAAGATATTTTTAGTCCCGGTGATCACGGATCAACTTTTGGCGGAAACTTTTTAAGTACGACTGCTGTTTGTGAAGTGCTTGATATTTTAAATGAATATGATGCAAGCGGTGCTCTCTCAGATGGAATAGCATATTTTGATGCTGCATTAGAAAAGTTTTACAATAACCATACAAACTTATTTACTGCAAAAGTAGGACTTGGAATGATGTGTGGTCTACGCGTTAAAGATTCTGAGACGTTGTCTGCAATCATTAAAAATGCTCAGGAAAACGGTGTAATGGTCCTTAAAGCAGGACGTAATACACTAAGATTTTTACCACCCCTCACTATCACGAAAGAGGAAATAGATGAAGGCTTTAAAGCTCTTGAATCTGCTGTTAGTAAGCTCTAG